GGTCGGCGTCCGGAGCACGGCCAGCGACTGCGCGACCTCCGGCTGGTTCGTCACGTCGAGCTCGACGTGGTGCAGGCCGTCGGTCCGGTCGGCGAGGGGGCCGAGCACGGCCTTCGCGTGCCGGCACGGCGCGCAGAAGGTGGTGGAGATCTGGACCAGCGTCACGGCGGACGCCGGGTCGAGGGCGTCGGCGACGGGGCCGGGCAGCTCACGGGCGGGCTTGGCGTCCCGCACGCGGCCGTTGCGGGCCTTCAGCAGCAGGCCGGCGGCCATCCCGGCCACCAGCACCGCCACGAGCACCCACAGCCCCGTCACCGGCCCGCCTCCCTACTTGCTCAGCTCCGCGAAGGACACGTTCGCCGCTTCGCCCTTGATCGTCACCGACCCACTCTGCACGCGCACCCCGGTCGGGGTGACCGATAGCGGCAGGTCCTTCGTCTTGATCGAGGCGCTGAAGTT
This genomic window from Amycolatopsis mongoliensis contains:
- a CDS encoding TlpA family protein disulfide reductase codes for the protein MTGLWVLVAVLVAGMAAGLLLKARNGRVRDAKPARELPGPVADALDPASAVTLVQISTTFCAPCRHAKAVLGPLADRTDGLHHVELDVTNQPEVAQSLAVLRTPTTIALTPDGRELLRVGGVPKGPELLDALRPHLTTPTP